The DNA region GGACACATTCGGCTTGAGCCACTCGCCGCTTTGCCAAGGAGCCACTTCGCGGCCTGGGACGTGTCCACAGCTGGTTCCTTCTCAGCGCTCTCCTGTCCGCAGCTGCCCCTCTTCCCAGAATCACAGTCGCCCCCCGCTGATGAGGACCCAAGGCCTCTCTTGCATGGTCCCTGTGGAATAAGTGAGGAAAGGAAGGGCCAGAGAAGTGGACCCCCAGGTCTAGTGTTACACAATGTGCTGGACAATGCTGCTGACTCTGCTCAGGACAGAGTGGCCTGGTAGCCTGAGAGCTGCAGCAGGATGCCCTCAAAGGGTGCTCTGCTGGGAGTCAGGATGGTGGAGCTGACTAGATGAGttggctgtgtggccctgggcaggtggtcttccctctctgaaccttcctctctCCATCTTAAAATGAGGGAGTTGATTTACTCTAGagttcttcattctttttgaGGGATTGTGATTCCTTTGAGTAACTGGTGAACTCTGTGGCCACTCTGCACTTCAACCTGCACGTCATCCCAAGAGGCCCACCCCTCTGGGCCCCTGTGGACACTCCCTGTTTAGACTAACTTAGTCTGATGGAACTCCCATAGTCTTAAGTCCTAGGAGCCATCAACATAGAGTCGGTGGGTTCCTGGGACACTCCCTGGTGCAGCCCCACTAGAATCCCTCCAAACCATTCAAGGTTTCACTCATCCTCCTGACGTGCTGCCCGGGCTCATCGCCATTCAGCTAGAGGGACGCTGAACCAGACGGCAGCCATCGCCAGGAACATGACACTGGACGGATACCACCTGAAAAATGGCTCCAAGTGAAGGTCGTTTCTCCTTGCCATCAGTGGACAACGTCCACCTGTGGCCCCAGAGAGAAGGAGCCCTCTGGAGTCCGCAGGCTCTCTCAGCCAATGGGGATGGAGCGCTGCCTACAGGAGCTGGATACTCCCGACCGGCAGGAGAGGCTGCCCAGCAAGGACAGGCCAAGGCGACTCAGACCGTCTCCTGGGACACTAGCAGCAGAAAAAATAGAGCCTTAATTAAGCCCCACATGCAAGCCACTGATTGCAATTTACCATCTCAGATTTAGTGGAGAATTCCCCCAGGTGCGTGGGGAGTCACTTTAGAACCTCACGGCGATGACGGTGGCTCATCTGATGTTGGTTTTCAACTTTTCCTTTAGCCTTGGCACATTCTGTGGAGAGGCCTGGTGGGTGGGACCAAGGACAGTGGAGACCTCTAGGTGGGAGCCAGTCACGGTGGTGAGCAGAGCTGCAGTTAGGAGTCACCGCAGCAGACACGCGGCACAGACATGTCCTCAGTCAGGAGAGGGGGCAGATGTGGGGGCTTCCAAGGACCCAGGTCTTCTAGTGTCTCTTGAGGATTCTGCTCTGGTCCCAGGGCTGAGCCTCCACCTCAGCTCCAGGGGCTGTGGGCAGGCACTGCCTGGGGGAGGAGGTGTCTAGAGATTTTTGCAAGATTCCAAACATCGCTGGTGGCCAGGGTGGTGCCCTGGCTGCCAGAGCTCTGCCCGCTTGGCTGATCTTCTCTGCCACGAGGCCCTGAAGGGAGTCTGTGGAGCTCAGGTCAGAACACCCCGGTCAGGATCTAGCCTGACCAGCCGTTGATCGCCAGAGAAAGAGGGCCGCCCAGAGTCACGGAGGGAGTAACAAGTCCAGGCCTCAGGCAGCACCGAGTTGTCCAGCCCCCGGAAGAGAGAAAGTGGGAgcctttgtcttttaaaattttgcccaAGAGTAGTTACCAAAAAGTTCAGCCTGGGACAAAAGACTCATGGCTACTGTTCCAGGGTCCCCAGAACTTGACCCAATGCCTGTGAGACTTGGCCAGCCATTTCCCAGAGCACAGCAGCCCGTGAGAAGTAGGAATGGTAGAGACTTTCCTTGGGCGGTGGCCACTGTGTCACTTTGCTTACTTGGAGAAATGTCAGCTTGGTGACCCGCTGACTGCTGAGGTGTAAAGGGATGGGGACATGTGCCTGCACCGCTGGGGGGACATCTGAGGAGTCGAAGGAATCCAGGGCTCCTTGCCAGGCCAAAGCTCACTTCAGGCTCGGTGCTGGTGCTCCGCGCCAGAGCCGTCGGCTGTGTGTCGCGGTAGGGCCACGTGGGCCTGGCACAGAGAGGCCTAAACACCAGTGGAAGGAGCTAACAGCAAGGGACCTGTCATCAGCGATGACGTGCCGACCACCCCCTGTGAGGCCATGCTGTACCCGCAGGTCCCGGTCCCCGGCCCAGACTCATCTGTGTCCCATGCACTTTCCCAGCCCAGTGTACGTTCAGCCAACAGAGGCCAACAGTGCAGGGCCCCGTCACTCCTGCGGAGTGCCATGGGGACATCTTCTAGGTGTTCTCCGCTGAGAGACAAAAGACGAGAGAGACTCCAGAGGTGACTCGACCTTGTCTGGTGAGTTCCCCGGAGGAGGTCCCCTGCAGGCCCTGCTTCTCTGCTCAGTCACCCCCAGTCAGTCTGGTCTCACATCCTCTCGACCGTTGTCATTGTCCTCACCCACCGTCTGTCCACACCACCTCTACAAAGCTCCGTGGATCTGCATCCTCTCATCTCAACCCACTTTTCCCCCAAATGCCCCTAAGCACTCAGCCCATCTGGGCCTCTGGGCCTCTAGGCCTCTAGGCGTCCACTGCTCCAGAGGTCCTTGTCTTCTCTCCTGACCTCAGGACCCCTTGCCTCATCCCAGCACTGTGGCCCTCAGCCTGGCTTCTCTCCCGGGTGCCAAGGGTCAATCTGCCCATAAACCCACAGAGGAACACACACATCTAGACATAAACAGAATGTCGGTCCCGTGGCCTGGTCCAGGAGCCAGCTGGGGTAGACCCTGGCAGGGGCTCTGCGTCCGTGTGTCTCGGCTGAGCTTGGAGAGCTGAGGTCCCTGCAGGCTGGAGGAACCAGCAGCAGACATCACAGTGCCCCGGGAGAGTCGGCCTCTGTAGCCAAGGGCTGGGTGGCTGCAGAATGTCCCTCCAAGAGCCTGGCCAGCCAAGGAGGGCTTTCTGTGCCCTGCTGGCAAGTGCTGCTGCGCCCAGGTCCCAGGTTGGCCAGAGGATGGCAGGCTTGAGGCCACGCACCCCACACCAGCCTAGTTCTGCCTTCTTGGCACAGAGCTTCCAGAGCAGGGGGCTGGCAGCTGCCCCCTCGGGAAATTGGCTGGTGGAGGTTAGGTTGAGAGCAcgtggggctgggcaggggtcTAGCAGAAGGGTTTCCCCGTGGTGATGCGGCCCAAGAAAGCAGGTCCTAGGGAAGAGTGGGCTTCTGCAGGCTCGTCATTTAACCAGTTCTGTGGGCATCAGGTCCCAGAGTGGGATGCTGCAGACTgctggggagaagagagaaggcagGGAGATGGCCCGGCTCAGGAGGATGGGCTGTGCTCAGCAGatgggcaggaggggaggaggcaggtggCTGGGGAAGGCTGGCCTGGATCTGGAGGCCATGACCGCCAAAGATCACAGCGACAGACATCTTTGGCCGGGCAGCCTCCTGGCTTGGGAGGCTCTCTGGAGCTCTGGAGACCTGCGGCCAGTTGGTCTGCCCCGGGGTTCTGGAGCTTGGTTCAGCCAGAGGGATGGGCTGGGGCTACAGGGTGCATTCAGGAGGGATTCTGAGCTACACTTGGGGGATGGGCAAGGCGGGGCCCTCCAGCATCAGGTCGTCCACGTCGGTGAGGAGCTCATGTTCGCTGGCAGAGTTGGCGCGTTGGAGGCGGCAGAGGCGGGCCTGCAGCCGCTCCTGCTCCTTCTTGAGCTCCAGGTAGGAGTGGGAGAAGGTGTGGAAGATGGACGTGGCTGGGAAGGCCATGATGAGGATCCCGCTCAGGATGCTGCTGAGGGCCACCATCTGGCCTGGCACGCTGCGGGGCACCATGTCCCCGTAGCCCACCGTTGTCATGGAGATGATGGCCCACCAATAGGAAGCGGGAATGCTGGTGAACTCCAGGACCCGGCCGGACTCATTCTCCGCCACGTAGACCAGAGGGGAGAAGAGGGTGACCGCCACGGCCAGGAAGAGGAGCAGCAGCCCGAACTCCCGCGCACAGCGCCGCACCGTGAGGCCCAGCGTCTGCAGCCCCAGCGAGTGGCGCGCCAGGCGCATCACGTAGAGGATGCGCAGCGCCCGCAGCACGCGCAGCACCAGCCCCACCTTCTCCAGGTAGGAGCTGCTGCTCGGCGGCCTCTCGCCGTCCTCCGGGGGCTCCTCGGACACGGCCAGCGACACGTAGTACGGGGAGATGGCTAGGATGTCGATGATGTTCAGCGGCCCCTGGAAGAACTGGCACTTGTTCCGGGCTTGGACGAACCGCAGGCAGAACTCCAGGGAGAACCAGGCCACGCAGATGGTCTCCACCACGAAGATGTAGTAGCATTTGTGAGAACATTCGCCCTGGGGGGAGAGCAACGAGAGGCAGGTGGGAGAACCCCAAGGCACGGGAAGTGGGGAGTCAGCTTCTCCTAGGAAGCCTTCCTGGATGGGTCAGCCGGCCAAGCTGTCCCCCCAGCCTCCTCTTTTGCAGTTTCAGGTTGTGGCTGGTTCCAAGGCTGCTGGGCTGGATCTGAGGCCACCCTCTGCAGCCTCCCTTGCAACTCACCCATGGAGAACCACCTCTGGgcccaggggtgggggtgagCGGCTGCACACTCCCGGTTCCCTGCACCAGGACGCATAGGTGGGCCTGCAGTGTAGCTCAGAATGGCAGGTGGGACCAGCGCTCTGGGGAGGATAGACCCTCCAGGTGGAAAAATCTGGGTCTCAGAATAGGAGCCACCCACTCCCCCAGGTCTCAATGGGGACTGTCTGCAAGAGAGACATCCACTGCTGTTTCGTGTCAAGCCTGGCTCCTAGGGCCTCCATGTCATGGAGGCCAACCTTCACTTTCGCTGATGTAAGCTCTTTCCGGGTGCCACACTGCTCTGGTGCTGGCCCTTGGCAATGCTGTGAGTGAGTGGTGTGACCTCATTTCATGGCTCAGGAAATGGCTCCTAGCAGTGCCACGACTTGCCTGAGCTCACAGAACTAGTAGATGGTGGTGTCTGACCCTGACCCAGGTCTCAGCCACCATAAGCTCTTTCTGTAACTTCAGCTATTGTCCCTCATTCTTTGAGTCCACAAAAATGAATTGAGGGTCCCCTGTGTGCCAGGCGTGTGTTAGCTCTTGGGGTAAGGTGGTGAGGGCAGCAGACCTAGCTCTGGGGGCTGGAGGGACCCAAGGCTGCAGTCCAGTCCCTGTGACACGTGGTGGCGACCTTCACCCAGCCATTGTCTTCCTTGCTGGCTCCAGCCAGGTGGGGCCATTCTGTGGCCACCCTGTGTTGCTCAGCTCCCTGCCCCGGCTCCTAACGTCTAACGTGGTCCCACTAGCCTGGTATTATTCAGAGTGTGGTCCTCCAACCAAGGCATtgaccccccgccccccgcctcTGCATTTTAACAGACTCCACAGTGATTCGGTGCACCTTGAGGTTTGAGAGGCCCTGCTCAAACGTGCCTCAACCTTGGTTGTGCCGAAGAATCACCTGGGAGGCTTGGAAACACCCCGATGTCCAGGCCAGATGCCCAGAGATCCTAATTTAGTTGATCTGGGTTTTCACTTGAGTGGTAGAATTTTCCAGAAGCCCCATGGagattctaatgtgcagccagggTTAAGAACCCAAGTATTAATAACACACACAGAAGCACACAGctgatggatgagtggatggatggccAAAGCCCACTGCCCTTGTGAAAAGCAGCATGTTGACAATGGCGGGTTTTTAGATTAAAACGCTCTGAAgtggaaaaagaaattatttccagggcttgggcccagaggaatcctaaaacaaaatgttctctctgtCTGACTgcgggagaaagagaaaggggcgGGTCCATCCCAGGTCTCACTGGCCTGTCCAGGGCTGGGCTCTGTTCTCCTTGACCTCCGTCGGGTCTGTGTAGggtggggggcagagggagggctgTTGAGAGATGGAGCCCAGAGCGTTTGTGgcccaggttcaaatcccagctgccACTTACTCAGGGGGTCATCTGTCCCCTCTGGGCTTCCAGTTGTCTGTGCCCTGAAGGTTGGTGGGCACACGCCATCCATGCATATGAAGCGTTGGCGGCCCGCAGTGACGACTGGGCATGTGACCGACATGACAATAGCCTCCTGGCTCAAACGGAGGGCATCCAggtccccctcctcctgctgaAGACATTCTCTACCCTCTGAGGTGGCTTCAGGACCTGGGGTCTGCTCCGGATCCTAGAAAGCTCAAGAGTTTGGGATCCTGAATCTCCAgtcctgctgtgtgaccttgaaataGTCCTtactctctctgtgcttcagtctCCAATGGAGAGTTTGGGACACACTCGGAATTTTTCAAAGCTGAGACAGAACCCCGGGCATCAGAAGATCCCAGGGGGGTTTTGCAAGTGCAGGTTCTTGGGCCCCCACAAAGCTGCCACCCTGGGTGGGGCCCAGGAATGTGCAGGTTGGCCAGGCCCCTAGATGTGGAAGCACCGGAGAGCTGGACTCTGGGCCAGATTCCCCCTACAAGGCCTCTTGTTCACTGAGCCCCGGGGTTGTTCCCCTTGGCTCTAGAGGCCTGTGGTGTGGGGAGACCAACACAGGGCTCCTGAGGGGATCCTGAAGGGCTGAGAGGGCCTGCAGGCCCCCccaccgccccccacccccgccgtGGCCGGTGCTGGTGCCTGGCTGTTCATGCCGGGCGCACAAAGTCCTCCCACAGCCTGGCCCGGTCCCTCCCTGCACTGCAGCAGGACTCCACCTCACTCCACCTGACCGCTCTGCCGCCCAGGGGATGTGCAGCTGGCAGCAGGAGGTGGCGAGGgcgagggaaaaggggaggaaggaaagaagagggagtTCCGGTCCCTGTCTCTCTGGGGAAGGGAACAGCTCCAACTAGTCCCTGGTCTGCCCACGTCTTTCTGGGTTTGAGCACAGAAAATCCTGGTCTTAGAAAGCCCCTCAATCCTAGGCAGGCAGGGCCCGGGTGTCACCCGGTTCCTGGGCTGGCTCCCCGTGGGAATGAGAAGGGCCCTGATTCCTTCAtccagggagaggcagagaggcagCCCCAGGAGGCCAGAGTGGGACCGGGGACCACAGGCCCCACGTGGAACCGAACAAGCCGGATGCAGCATTTCCACCTACGGCGTGTTCAAGAAGGGGTGAAGTCACCCATTTTGATGGCAGGTGCCCTGGGCTGACTGGGAAGGGCCATGGGGGGAGtttcggggggtggggggatgttcAATATCATATTAACAGGGGTGAAGGCTGCACTGCGTATCCGTGTGTTAAATGCAGCTCTGGCTGGTGCGTTTCAGTGCACATCATGATACCTGCAAAATGGTAAGGTGAAAATGATGACTGACAAGGAGGAGCGATTGtggtggagagagggaaggagaacagCAGGACCTGGTGATTGAGCTGAGTCTTGGGTACTGGGGTCCATGGACTTTGTAGAtgtctgaaattttccataatgaaagttcaaatgcaagaaataaaaaagaaaattcaaagccacAAGGAGACACCGCTTCCCACCCGCGAGGCTGGCTGGAATCAAGAAGACAGCCCCGGGAAGAGTGGGTGAGATCGGGAAGAAGTGGGACCCTCCGTGGCTGCTGGTGGGACGCTAAATGGTGCCTCTGCTGCGGAGAACAGTTTAGAGCTTCCAAGGGACCCAGCAGAGACAAGGACACACACGTCCACCCACAGACACTTGCACACAAAGGTCCCCAGCAATGTTACTCCTCTCGGTGTAAATTGGAAACAACCGTGATGCCCATCAGCCACCAACGGGTAGCTCCAGTGTGGCACTCACGCCATGCCGCGCTCATCAGCCATAGAAGGGAACGAGGTACGATCCGCACCAAGGTGAGATGCACCCTGAGAAAGGGCGCCAGAGAAGGAAGCCAGACACACGTGCTCGGCTCCACGCGTGTGAAAGGTCGAGGAAGGGCGGATCCGCAGAGGTGGAAAGGGGCCAGGGCTGGCCAGGGACAAGGGGTGGGCGTAGGGGTGGGAGGAACTGCTGTGGGTTCctggggtgatggaaatgttctggagTAAGACATGGCGATGGTTGCCAGCTCTGAGTGCCCTAACGCTGTTGAACTGTGCACCTTGAAGGCAGAAGGTTCTGGTAGTGTCCTGTTTAGTAAGAAGGGATCCCATGTCCGATCTGAGCTGGCCGAGTCGGGCCTGGTAGGCAGTGAGTGGGCCTGCAGCCTCGCTGGGCCCTGTCCAGCTGCACCAGAGCAGAGCTGCTGTGCCAGCTGCTGCCCAGGCCTAGGTGGGCACAGGGCTTCCTGAGGGCCAAGTCTCTGCCGGGGGTCTGTGGATGGGCAGCTGGGCAGACGCTGCAGGGCCGACAGTCTGGACCTGGGagccctcctctctcccttggTCTCTATGCAGCTCCTGCAGCTGCCTGTCCTGCAGGTGGCCGGAGTCGCCACTCTCTTGCACCCTGAGCTGAGTTCCCTGTGGGTCTCGCTCTCTGGTGCCCTGGGGCTGCCCTCCCTGGGCTCCTTCCCACAGGCAGAGTCCAACATGGCGCCCCTGGCTCTGCCTGAGTCCGGGCTGATCCTCCTGGCCTCTCTTGGGTGGGACGTGCTCACCCCCTCTTCCCCAGCTTCTCCTCCCCGTTCTCTCTGGGACCCGACGCCACCTAGGCCCCTCTCCCTCCACTGGGCCTCTTCGTGTGGCCCTGTCCCCAggtctcctcttcctctgctccctcctcggtctgcccacctccccaccccgGGACGCAGGGCTCTGAGGCATGGCGACCCAGTGGGCCCGGCTGGATgtgacctgggcctgggctcctggccCTGGGGGAGCCAAGGGTCCGAGGTCAGGATACTCCTCCCTGGGGAGGCCCTTCTGGGGACTGGCCCTGCAGGGGCGCCTCCGTGCAGCccgccttcctcctcctgcttccacgTCCTGCTGCCCTGGCCTGTCCCTGAGGCCatcctccctggcctcccaccCTCCGGGGGCCGGCTGGATGAGGACTTCTCTTCCGCGGAGTGAGCGTCACTGGAGAGCTCCAGCCACTGAACCTCATGGCCAAGAACGGGTCACGGTGAGGATCAAACAGGAGTCAGGGAGACTCACACAGTGCTCGGGacacagcaggggtctaataagTGCAGCCGGCCGGCCCTCCTTACCAGCGGCTCTGTGTCTGTGGATCCAACTAAATGCAGtttgaaagtattaaaaaaaagtgtcgCCTGCCCTGAGCATGTCCAGACCTTCCCTTGTCATATCCCCCAGAGGGGATGGCGCAGCAGAGTCGACCTGGAGGTGGGGTGTGAATCCACCAGAGGGTGTGCGCAGGTCACGTGCGAACACTGTGCCATGTCACACCAGAGACTGGGGCATCCCTGGATCTCAGAGTCTGAGGTTGGTGGGGCGCCCTGAGCCCCGTGCCCAGGGATCCCAAGGGCTGACTGTAACTCGGCTCCCAGTCTCTTGGAGGTTCCCCCGAGCAGAGGGTGGGAGGCCACCTCCCATGGCCTCCAAGATGGTGCCCTTGGTGATCACTAAAGGAGAGATCTTCCGGACAACAAGcccaggcagaggcagggccTCTGGGGAGGACTGTGGACGAGGCTGGGTGGATGAGGTTGGTGCTGGGCTTTGGGGGCTGGGAGCGAGACCCACGGAGAGGAGGCGGATGGATGTGCCGGTGCCAGGCAGAGGACGGACGGAGAGCACTAGGGAAGGGGGGCCCGGCCCAGGGGTCAGGAGTAGATCTTTCTGGCTGTGATCCAGGAAGGTGCAAGGGGGGTGTGAAGGATGAAACCAGGGGAGCAGTGAGCAAGTGTCACGGAGGAGGAGAAGGTGCAGAGCAGGGTGGCCGGATGGAAGCCTGACTCgtgaggtggagggagggagctggCTGCAGGGGCAGGTGCAGATTGCACCCGGGGGAGCTGCGTCGGCCTGACCCAGTGGTGGCCCCCGATATTGGTGCCCTCCTCCCCCGGCCCCACCTTAGCCAAGTGCCCACACTTCCGCAGTTCAGGCAAGGCCCAGggcccacccctgccccaccccacggGGCCTGGTGGGCTCTTGACAAGCATCAGAGTACATGGGGCAAGCCCAGACCCGGCGCTGCCCAGCTGCAGCTGCGCGGCCCCCGGCCCCAGGCCTGGTCCTTGCTGTGTgcgctgccccccccccacacccccattgTAATTTGCACTCTCAGGCACAGACCCGGCCCTGGTGGCAAAGTTCACTCCCAGGGACCTCGCTGACACCATTTAGGAAAAGAACACGGAAAGCTGCGTCCTTGGGGACTCCCCCCCAGTGGAGCTCTGCGGTCACGTCGTGGGTGAGTCCCTGCTGCGGCACGGCTCCTCTGAGTGGGCACCTCAGGGCCAGTCCGCAGGGGCAGCGGCCAGCGTGAGCAGCCAGCTGCCTGAATAGGGGCTCTGGGCCTCATGTCCCCTGGGGGCATTTATGTCGATGTGAGGACACAGACTTGGAAGAACAAAGGCCgtcctcagcctctccagctctCTGAGTTACCGTCCCCAAAGGAAAGCAGATCCTCTGCTGCGCCTCTCCGAGGGGGAACCTGAGGACGCAGCCGGGACATGCTCCGTCCCTCCGACCCAGGAGGCCAGGCTGCACCCCAGGCGCCGGCTCGGGGCTGCCCTGCTCTCTAAGCCCCTGTCCCACCTCAAATCTGCGTCACATTAGGCTGGGCCCGAGTTTGCCCCCTTTGCCTTTTCTAAGCTTTGGGCTGGGGAGGCCCTGGCCCTCTGGTCCTCCAGCCTCTCTCTGCGAATCCCCATGAGGAGCGCCCTGTGGCGGCTGGGGTGGGGCACCCTGGAGGACCGGGGTCAGCGGGTGCCCACTCTGCCTGGTCTTCTTCCTGCAGTGCACACGGACATGTCCCTGGAGCACGGGCTTCTACGCTGCGGGCCTCGGTGCTAACAAATGACAAATGCTCGTCCTGGGCGGGGGGGGCGGCAGGGGGACAAGCTGCTTCTGAGTAGCTCAGTTGTCTTTATCAGGACAAGATGTTTACAGGTTCCACAAATATTCACTGAGAGCCTACTGTGTGGGGGACGGGCTGGTCCTCCATGGGCCTCTTGGATCTGGAAGGGTCTCTGATCCTATGTCTTGCCCTGGGGTGTGTCTGTAAGGGAGGGACACTTAGGGGGACTGACAGCTGTTAGGAGCCTCTGTGGCACAGGCTCCTTGGGGACGTGTGTGTTTTATCAACTGCCTGTTATAACGCCAGCCCCGTAGGCCAGGACGACGAGGAGCTCAGAGCAGGGAGGCCTGGTGCTCGAGTTCTGACTGGAAGCTCTCCAGAAAAACGTGAGTCATTCCCCTTCTCGGGCCATTTGGTGCCCTGGGGGCCTGGGGTCTCCCTGACGTGGGGGTGGGCAGGCAGCGAGTTTGCTCGGCCTCCTGGGGCGGCACCACTTACAAGCCCTCTCGTCTCTCGTTCCCATCCTGCGAGGCCATGGGGAGAGGGACTGGGGTCAGGTGGCCAGGGGAGCACGGGGCCTGGGGGTCCCTGCCGTCGCGGCGTCTCTACTACCTAACTGCAAGGAACCAGA from Urocitellus parryii isolate mUroPar1 chromosome 15, mUroPar1.hap1, whole genome shotgun sequence includes:
- the Kcng4 gene encoding voltage-gated potassium channel regulatory subunit KCNG4 encodes the protein MPVPSGDGVLGLGHPHGGSYSPLSQLLPGPPEPRSAKGLYYRRARRLGALEAPPEADLKKEVLVNVGGRRFLLPWSTLDAFPLSRLSQLRFCRSREEIGQLCDDFDEDTQEFFFDRSPSAFAVIASFLAAGKLVLLQDTCALSFREELAYWGIAEGSLEHCCLRRLLGRLEEAAELRREEALQRQREAGHPAGRSSRWGLCMRQLGDMVENPRSGLPGKVFACLSVLFVATTAVSLCVSTMPDLRAEEDKGECSHKCYYIFVVETICVAWFSLEFCLRFVQARNKCQFFQGPLNIIDILAISPYYVSLAVSEEPPEDGERPPSSSSYLEKVGLVLRVLRALRILYVMRLARHSLGLQTLGLTVRRCAREFGLLLLFLAVAVTLFSPLVYVAENESGRVLEFTSIPASYWWAIISMTTVGYGDMVPRSVPGQMVALSSILSGILIMAFPATSIFHTFSHSYLELKKEQERLQARLCRLQRANSASEHELLTDVDDLMLEGPALPIPQV